Proteins from a single region of Parambassis ranga chromosome 16, fParRan2.1, whole genome shotgun sequence:
- the LOC114448971 gene encoding pituitary tumor-transforming gene 1 protein-interacting protein produces the protein MMTFTTERPALSTLASFAGVLLCVSFVSLGECQTTPSPPTPCSAFKNCDNCVPHAKCLWCFASNNCTDYPVTWLLPPASLCPLSQARWGVCWMNFEALIITLAVLGGTILLSITVCCCCCCCRSRSSRPDRDEERFARRREEIKQRAEERKVDKKARHDEIRRKYGLIGDSDHPYSKFENE, from the exons ATGATGACGTTTACAACCGAGAGACCAGCTCTGAGCACTTTAGCGAGTTTTGCTGGCGTCCTTCTCTGTGTTAGCTTTGTTAGCTTGGGAGAATGCCAAACAACTCCATCGCCACCAACAC CCTGCTCTGCCTTCAAAAACTGTGACAATTGCGTTCCCCATGCCAAG TGTCTGTGGTGCTTTGCCTCCAACAACTGCACAGACTACCCAGTGACTTGGCTGCTGCCTCCGGCGTCGTTGTGCCCGTTGTCCCAGGCTCGTTGGGGAGTGTGCTGGA TGAACTTTGAAGCCCTGATCATTACTCTGGCTGTGTTGGGAGGAACAATCCTTCTCAGCAtcactgtctgctgctgctgctgttgctgcaggaGCCGCTCATCAAG GCCTGACAGAGATGAGGAGAGATTtgccaggaggagagaggagatcaAACAGCGCGCTGAAGAACG GAAGGTGGATAAAAAGGCGCGGCACGATGAGATCCGCAGGAAGTATG GTCTGATCGGCGACTCGGACCACCCATACAGCAAGTTCGAGAACGAGTAA